In Yersinia enterocolitica subsp. enterocolitica, one DNA window encodes the following:
- the cobB gene encoding Sir2 family NAD+-dependent deacetylase, whose translation MRIRHRLCRFRKNKHLRHQRFRSRIFHRDSAATSEMKKPFVVVLTGAGISAESGIRTFRAADGLWEEHQVEDVATPEGYRRDPELVQAFYNARRRQLQQPDIAPNAAHFALADLEAVLGDNFVLVTQNIDNLHERAGSKRVIHMHGELLKVRCTQSGQVLDWPGDLSADERCHCCQFPSPLRPHIVWFGEMPMGMDEIYQALAEADFFISIGTSGHVYPAAGFVHESSLHGAHTVELNLEPSQVESQFDEKHYGLASKVVPEYVREFLTTRGENREGD comes from the coding sequence ATGCGCATTCGCCATCGGTTGTGTCGGTTTCGCAAGAATAAGCACTTGCGCCATCAACGTTTTCGCTCCCGTATTTTTCATCGAGACAGTGCTGCAACATCCGAAATGAAGAAGCCGTTTGTGGTGGTTCTGACGGGGGCCGGCATTTCGGCCGAATCTGGTATTCGTACTTTCCGTGCGGCAGATGGTTTGTGGGAAGAGCATCAGGTGGAAGATGTTGCCACCCCTGAAGGGTATCGTCGTGACCCTGAACTGGTTCAGGCTTTTTATAATGCACGCCGCCGCCAGTTACAGCAGCCTGATATTGCGCCAAATGCTGCCCATTTTGCATTAGCTGATTTGGAAGCAGTGCTGGGTGATAATTTCGTACTGGTAACTCAGAATATAGATAATTTGCATGAGAGAGCGGGTAGTAAGCGCGTTATTCATATGCATGGCGAGTTATTGAAAGTGCGCTGCACCCAGTCAGGCCAGGTACTGGATTGGCCGGGTGATCTCAGTGCAGATGAGCGCTGCCATTGTTGCCAATTCCCATCGCCACTGCGCCCACATATCGTGTGGTTTGGTGAGATGCCAATGGGCATGGATGAAATCTATCAGGCGCTGGCTGAGGCTGATTTCTTTATTTCAATTGGTACCTCCGGCCATGTCTATCCTGCCGCCGGGTTTGTCCATGAGTCGAGCTTGCATGGTGCTCATACTGTCGAGTTGAATCTCGAGCCTAGCCAGGTCGAGAGCCAGTTTGATGAAAAACACTACGGTTTAGCCAGTAAAGTGGTTCCAGAATATGTGCGCGAATTTTTAACCACCCGGGGCGAGAATCGCGAAGGCGACTAA
- the lolE gene encoding lipoprotein-releasing ABC transporter permease subunit LolE, whose product MGVSPLSLLIGLRFSRGRRRGGMVSLISVISTLGIALGVAVLIVGLSAMNGFERELKSRILAVVPHGEIAVVNQPFSGWPQTLQRVEKVPGIVAAAPYINFTGLIENGTQLRAVQVKGVDPEAEQRLSALPSFVLDHAWDNFKAGQQQIILGKGLADALGVKQGSWLTVMIPNSDPEMKLLQPKRIRLQVAGVFQLSGQLDHSLALVPLVDAQQYLDMGDSVTGIAIKVDDVYNANKLVRSAGEVSNAYVYISSWIGTYGYMYRDIQMIRTIMYLAMVLVIGVASFNIVSTLVMAVKDKSSDIAVLRTLGAKDGLIRAIFIWYGLMAGLIGSVSGAVAGVLISLQLTNIIRGLEKLIGHQFLSGDIYFIDFLPSELHWFDVACVLATALVLSLIASWYPARRASRIDPARVLSGQ is encoded by the coding sequence ATGGGCGTTTCGCCACTTTCACTGTTAATCGGTTTACGTTTTAGCCGTGGTCGCCGTCGCGGCGGAATGGTGTCACTCATTTCGGTGATCTCCACCTTGGGTATTGCCTTGGGCGTGGCGGTATTGATCGTCGGCTTAAGTGCCATGAACGGCTTCGAACGTGAGCTAAAAAGTCGTATTTTGGCAGTGGTGCCACACGGTGAAATTGCAGTGGTCAATCAGCCATTTAGCGGTTGGCCGCAAACTTTACAGCGGGTTGAAAAAGTACCCGGTATTGTGGCAGCGGCACCTTATATCAATTTCACCGGTTTGATTGAAAACGGCACCCAGCTGCGTGCCGTACAGGTCAAAGGTGTTGATCCCGAGGCCGAACAGCGACTTAGCGCATTGCCGAGCTTCGTCCTTGATCATGCCTGGGACAATTTCAAAGCCGGTCAGCAGCAGATTATTTTGGGTAAAGGTCTGGCCGATGCCTTGGGGGTGAAGCAGGGGTCATGGCTGACAGTAATGATCCCTAATAGCGACCCTGAGATGAAATTACTGCAACCCAAGCGTATTCGCTTGCAAGTGGCGGGTGTTTTTCAATTGAGTGGGCAACTGGATCACAGCCTGGCATTAGTACCTTTAGTCGATGCGCAGCAATATCTGGATATGGGTGACAGTGTCACTGGTATAGCCATCAAGGTCGATGACGTCTATAACGCCAACAAACTGGTACGCAGTGCCGGTGAGGTCTCGAATGCCTATGTGTATATCAGCAGTTGGATTGGCACCTACGGCTATATGTATCGTGACATCCAAATGATTCGCACCATCATGTATTTAGCGATGGTACTGGTTATCGGGGTTGCCAGCTTTAACATTGTTTCCACTCTGGTGATGGCGGTTAAAGATAAAAGCAGCGATATCGCGGTGTTACGCACATTAGGCGCTAAAGATGGCCTGATACGAGCCATCTTTATCTGGTATGGCTTGATGGCAGGGCTGATCGGCAGTGTCAGCGGGGCGGTCGCGGGAGTGCTCATCTCTTTGCAATTAACCAACATTATCCGTGGGTTGGAAAAGCTGATCGGGCATCAATTTTTGTCGGGTGATATCTATTTCATCGACTTTTTGCCGTCAGAACTGCACTGGTTTGATGTGGCTTGTGTGCTGGCGACCGCATTGGTGTTGAGTTTAATTGCCAGTTGGTATCCGGCTCGTCGTGCCAGTCGTATTGATCCGGCGCGGGTGTTGAGCGGGCAATAA
- the lolD gene encoding lipoprotein-releasing ABC transporter ATP-binding protein LolD, which translates to MSNHPLLQCLNLCKRYQEGQLHTDVLRNVSFTIEAGELMAIVGSSGSGKSTLLHLLGGLDSPTSGEVIYQGRSLNQMSSTAKAELRNRELGFIYQFHHLLPDFTALENVAMPLLIGGAKPSEAQDKARAMLVAVGLEKRSKHRPSELSGGERQRVAIARSLVNNPSLVLADEPTGNLDQRNADSIFNLLGELNVRQGTAFLVVTHDLQLAKRMSRQLEMRDGQLQQHLTLVGAQ; encoded by the coding sequence ATGAGTAATCATCCTTTATTACAGTGTTTAAACCTGTGCAAACGCTATCAGGAAGGTCAACTACATACCGACGTCTTGCGTAATGTGTCGTTCACTATCGAAGCTGGTGAACTGATGGCGATTGTCGGCAGTTCCGGTTCAGGTAAAAGTACCCTATTGCATTTGTTGGGCGGGCTGGATTCACCGACTTCCGGCGAAGTGATATATCAAGGGCGCTCGCTGAATCAAATGTCTTCCACGGCAAAAGCTGAGTTACGTAATCGTGAGTTAGGTTTTATCTATCAATTCCACCATTTACTACCGGATTTTACTGCATTAGAAAATGTGGCGATGCCACTACTTATCGGCGGTGCCAAACCGAGTGAAGCGCAGGATAAAGCCCGCGCAATGCTAGTGGCCGTGGGGTTGGAAAAGCGGAGCAAACATCGCCCGTCCGAACTATCCGGTGGTGAGCGTCAGCGAGTGGCGATTGCGCGCTCGCTGGTCAATAACCCGTCGCTGGTGTTGGCTGATGAGCCGACCGGTAACCTCGATCAACGGAATGCCGATAGCATCTTTAATTTGCTAGGTGAATTGAATGTTCGTCAAGGGACCGCCTTCTTAGTTGTCACTCACGATTTGCAATTGGCCAAGCGCATGAGCCGTCAGTTGGAAATGCGTGACGGCCAGCTACAGCAGCACTTGACGTTGGTGGGGGCGCAATAG
- the pepT gene encoding peptidase T, whose product MDKLLDRFFNYVSFDTQAKANVKSVPSTEGQRKLALALQHELQTLGFSQVSLSEHGCVMATLPANVSWLVPTIGFIAHLDTSPDFSGKNVNPQIVENYRGGDIALGMGDEVLSPVMFPVLHQLLGHTLITTDGKTLLGADDKAGIAEIITAMVRLKHSNIPHGDIRIAFTPDEEVGKGARFFNVAEFNAQWAYTVDGGGVGELEFENFNAASVTIKIVGNNVHPGSAKGVMVNALSLATRFHQELPTDETPESTDGYDGFYHLQSIKGTVERAEMHYIVRDFNRDGFEARKKNMVDIAKRVGKGLHRDCYIEIVIDDSYYNMREHIIKHPHIIEIAQQAMHDCDITPIMKPIRGGTDGAQLSFLGLPCPNIFTGGYNYHGKHEFITLEGMEKAVAVIMRIAELTAKRAKES is encoded by the coding sequence ATGGACAAATTACTCGACCGCTTTTTCAACTATGTTTCTTTTGATACACAAGCAAAAGCCAATGTAAAATCCGTGCCGAGCACTGAAGGGCAGCGCAAGCTGGCTCTGGCGTTACAACATGAGTTGCAGACGCTGGGGTTTTCTCAGGTGAGTTTGAGTGAGCACGGCTGTGTGATGGCAACCTTGCCTGCCAATGTCTCCTGGCTGGTCCCTACCATTGGTTTTATTGCCCATCTTGATACTTCACCTGATTTCTCGGGTAAAAATGTTAATCCGCAGATTGTAGAAAACTACCGTGGTGGTGATATTGCTTTGGGGATGGGCGACGAGGTTTTATCGCCGGTCATGTTCCCCGTCTTGCATCAATTGCTTGGGCATACCTTGATTACCACTGATGGCAAAACCTTATTGGGTGCGGATGATAAAGCGGGTATTGCGGAAATTATTACTGCTATGGTGCGCTTAAAGCACAGCAATATCCCGCATGGTGATATTCGTATCGCTTTCACACCTGATGAAGAAGTAGGGAAAGGTGCGCGCTTCTTTAACGTGGCAGAATTTAATGCCCAGTGGGCCTATACCGTGGATGGCGGCGGTGTTGGTGAGTTGGAATTTGAGAACTTCAATGCCGCATCGGTGACTATAAAGATTGTCGGTAATAATGTGCATCCCGGAAGTGCCAAAGGGGTGATGGTCAATGCGCTATCACTGGCAACCCGCTTCCATCAGGAATTACCCACCGATGAAACCCCTGAAAGTACTGATGGTTATGACGGTTTCTATCATTTGCAAAGTATTAAAGGCACGGTCGAACGGGCAGAAATGCACTATATCGTGCGAGACTTTAATCGCGATGGTTTTGAAGCACGCAAGAAAAATATGGTGGATATCGCTAAACGGGTAGGCAAAGGTTTACACCGTGATTGCTATATTGAAATCGTTATAGATGATAGCTATTACAATATGCGAGAGCATATTATTAAACACCCACATATCATCGAGATAGCTCAGCAAGCAATGCATGATTGTGATATTACCCCCATCATGAAGCCGATACGTGGTGGCACTGACGGTGCGCAGCTATCTTTCCTTGGTTTACCTTGCCCAAATATTTTCACGGGCGGCTATAATTATCATGGTAAACATGAGTTTATAACGCTGGAAGGGATGGAGAAAGCGGTAGCGGTTATTATGCGAATTGCTGAATTGACGGCGAAACGCGCTAAAGAGTCATAA
- the phoQ gene encoding two-component system sensor histidine kinase PhoQ, which produces MFRTNSKPFSLRARFLMATAGVILALSLSYGMVAVVGYIVSFDKNTFSAHRGESNLFFSLAQWHDNKLSISVPPELELNIPTLVLIYDKDGNILWRQRHVPELESHIEKSWLQKPGFYELDTGTHISSMMLGDNPKAQDQLKKYDDTDNSALTHSVSVNTYPATSRLPQLTIVVVDTIPQELQRSDLVWNWFSYVLLANLLLVVPLLWLAAYWSLRPIKALVSQISQLEKGERDQLDENPPRELQSLVRNLNILLTNERQRYTKYRTTLSDLTHSLKTPLAVLQTTLRSLRTGKQTTIEEVEPIMLEQISRISQQIGYYLHRASMRSEHNVLIREIHSVPALLDSLCSALNKVYQRKGVVLTLDISPEVTFLGERNDFMEVMGNVLENACKYCLEFVEITALHSEKQLTIVVDDDGPGIPESKRQLIFQRGQRVDTLRPGQGLGLSVAAEIIEQYQGKITITESPLGGARMMVTFGQQHDYHAD; this is translated from the coding sequence ATGTTCAGGACAAATAGCAAGCCTTTCTCTCTTCGTGCTCGTTTTCTTATGGCGACAGCAGGTGTCATCTTAGCGCTGTCGTTATCATATGGTATGGTCGCCGTCGTCGGTTATATTGTCAGCTTTGATAAAAATACCTTCAGTGCCCATCGCGGTGAAAGTAATTTATTCTTCAGCTTGGCCCAATGGCATGACAATAAGTTGAGCATATCGGTGCCGCCAGAACTTGAGCTGAATATCCCGACGCTGGTTCTGATTTACGATAAAGATGGCAATATACTGTGGCGCCAACGGCATGTGCCCGAACTTGAATCTCATATCGAAAAAAGCTGGCTACAAAAACCGGGATTCTATGAGCTGGATACCGGAACACATATAAGTAGCATGATGTTGGGTGATAACCCGAAAGCGCAAGACCAGCTAAAAAAATATGACGATACGGATAACAGTGCTCTGACTCACTCTGTATCCGTCAATACTTACCCCGCCACATCCCGCTTACCACAGCTCACGATCGTAGTTGTAGATACCATCCCACAGGAATTGCAGCGTTCTGATTTGGTTTGGAATTGGTTTAGTTATGTCTTACTGGCGAATTTGCTGTTAGTTGTTCCCTTGCTTTGGCTCGCCGCCTATTGGAGCCTGAGGCCCATCAAAGCACTGGTCAGTCAGATAAGTCAGCTAGAAAAAGGTGAACGCGATCAGTTAGATGAAAATCCACCTCGAGAATTGCAGAGCTTAGTGCGCAATCTCAATATCTTACTTACCAATGAACGTCAGCGTTATACCAAATACCGCACGACACTTTCCGACCTGACTCATAGCCTCAAAACCCCACTAGCGGTATTGCAAACGACGCTGCGTTCTTTACGCACCGGTAAGCAAACGACTATCGAGGAAGTCGAGCCTATCATGCTAGAACAGATCAGCCGCATCTCTCAGCAAATCGGTTATTACCTGCACCGTGCCAGTATGCGTTCCGAGCATAATGTATTGATTCGCGAGATCCACTCAGTTCCTGCTCTACTCGATAGCTTGTGCAGCGCATTAAATAAAGTTTATCAGCGCAAAGGCGTTGTGCTGACGTTGGATATTTCGCCTGAGGTGACTTTCCTTGGGGAGCGAAATGACTTTATGGAGGTCATGGGTAATGTTCTGGAAAATGCCTGTAAATACTGTTTGGAGTTCGTCGAAATAACTGCCCTGCACTCGGAAAAACAGCTCACTATTGTCGTTGACGACGATGGGCCGGGTATTCCAGAAAGCAAACGACAGTTGATTTTCCAGCGTGGGCAGCGAGTCGATACTTTACGCCCTGGACAAGGGCTGGGATTGTCCGTTGCTGCCGAGATTATTGAGCAGTATCAAGGCAAGATAACCATTACTGAAAGCCCCTTGGGTGGAGCAAGAATGATGGTAACTTTTGGCCAGCAGCATGATTATCACGCTGATTAA
- the nagK gene encoding N-acetylglucosamine kinase yields the protein MYYGFDMGGTKIELGVFDANLQRIWHKRVPTPREDYSLLLQTLHDLTREADEFCGSKGSVGIGIPGLPNADDGTVFTANVPAAMGQSLQGDLSGLIGREVRIDNDANCFALSEAWDPEFRRYPTVLGLILGTGVGGGLIVNGNIVSGRNHITGEFGHFRLPVDALDILGADIPRVSCGCGHNGCIENYISGRGFEWMYKHFNQQSLPATEIIANYNVGESKAVAHVERFMDVLAVCLGNLLTMLDPHLVVIGGGLSNFEHIYQELPKRLPQHLLRVARLPRIEKARYGDAGGVRGAAFLHLSK from the coding sequence ATGTATTACGGTTTTGATATGGGCGGCACCAAAATTGAGTTAGGCGTTTTTGATGCTAACCTGCAACGAATCTGGCATAAGCGCGTCCCTACACCGCGCGAAGACTACTCGCTATTACTGCAAACATTACATGACCTGACACGGGAAGCCGATGAGTTTTGTGGTAGTAAAGGCAGTGTGGGTATCGGCATTCCCGGCTTGCCCAATGCCGATGATGGTACGGTATTCACGGCGAATGTGCCAGCGGCAATGGGGCAATCTTTGCAAGGTGACCTTTCCGGGTTAATTGGGCGCGAAGTTCGAATCGATAATGATGCTAACTGCTTTGCATTGTCGGAAGCCTGGGATCCTGAGTTTCGCCGCTATCCAACAGTATTAGGGCTGATTCTTGGTACTGGCGTCGGTGGCGGGCTAATTGTGAACGGCAATATTGTCAGTGGACGAAATCATATTACTGGTGAATTTGGTCATTTTCGTTTGCCAGTAGATGCGCTGGATATTCTGGGCGCAGATATTCCACGAGTATCCTGTGGTTGCGGCCATAATGGTTGTATTGAGAATTATATTTCAGGACGTGGTTTTGAATGGATGTACAAACATTTCAACCAGCAATCTTTGCCTGCAACTGAAATTATTGCAAACTATAACGTCGGTGAATCCAAAGCTGTAGCTCATGTTGAGCGCTTTATGGATGTACTGGCGGTTTGCTTAGGTAATTTATTGACTATGCTGGATCCCCATCTGGTTGTAATCGGTGGTGGATTATCTAATTTCGAGCATATCTATCAAGAACTGCCGAAACGGCTACCACAGCATTTATTGCGAGTAGCCCGATTGCCGCGCATTGAAAAAGCGCGTTATGGTGATGCGGGCGGTGTTCGTGGGGCGGCGTTCCTGCATTTGTCTAAGTAA
- a CDS encoding cupin domain-containing protein, whose translation MDYQLSLDWPDFLQRYWQKRPVILKRGFKNFIDPLSPDELAGLAMENEVDSRLVSHEDGRWQVAHGPFESFDHLGETNWSLLVQAVDHWHEPAAALMRPFRPLSDWRMDDLMVSFSVPGGGVGPHFDQYDVFIIQGTGRRRWRVGEKTEMKQHCPHPDLLQVGPFDAIIDEEMEPGDILYIPPGFPHEGYALENALNYSVGFRAPNGRELVSGFADYVLARELGSYRYSDPDLQLREHPAEVLPQEVDKLRAMMLDLVQQPGDFQNWFGEFISQSRHELDIAPPEPPYQAGDVYELLQQGEELQRLTGLRVLRIGDQCFANGELINTPHRQAADALCQHFSVDAHKLGDALEDPSFLAMLTALVNNGYWYFND comes from the coding sequence ATGGATTACCAACTCAGTCTCGATTGGCCTGATTTCCTGCAACGCTATTGGCAGAAACGCCCCGTCATCCTCAAACGTGGCTTTAAAAACTTTATCGATCCGCTCTCACCAGATGAACTCGCTGGTTTAGCTATGGAAAATGAAGTCGATAGCCGTTTGGTGAGCCATGAAGATGGCCGCTGGCAAGTCGCCCATGGCCCCTTTGAAAGTTTTGATCATTTAGGTGAGACTAATTGGTCGCTGCTAGTGCAAGCCGTTGACCATTGGCATGAACCTGCGGCTGCATTAATGCGCCCATTCCGCCCGCTTTCTGACTGGCGTATGGATGACTTAATGGTCTCTTTCTCCGTTCCGGGTGGCGGTGTCGGCCCGCATTTTGACCAGTATGATGTTTTTATTATTCAGGGCACGGGGCGTCGTCGCTGGCGGGTCGGTGAGAAAACGGAAATGAAACAGCATTGTCCTCACCCTGACCTGCTGCAAGTTGGGCCTTTCGACGCCATTATTGATGAAGAAATGGAGCCTGGCGATATCCTTTATATCCCGCCGGGATTCCCTCATGAAGGCTATGCGTTGGAAAATGCCTTGAATTATTCAGTCGGTTTCCGTGCACCTAATGGCCGCGAACTGGTAAGTGGCTTTGCCGACTATGTGCTGGCTCGCGAGTTGGGTAGTTATCGCTACAGCGATCCAGATTTGCAATTACGCGAACATCCGGCGGAAGTGTTGCCACAAGAAGTCGATAAACTTCGTGCAATGATGCTCGATTTAGTTCAGCAACCAGGGGATTTCCAAAACTGGTTTGGTGAGTTTATTTCCCAATCGCGCCATGAACTGGATATCGCGCCACCAGAGCCGCCTTATCAGGCGGGTGATGTCTATGAGTTATTGCAACAAGGTGAGGAATTACAACGTCTTACTGGGTTGCGTGTTCTACGTATTGGTGATCAATGCTTTGCTAATGGTGAGTTGATTAATACACCACACAGACAAGCCGCCGATGCCTTATGCCAACACTTTAGCGTGGATGCGCACAAGTTGGGTGATGCGCTGGAAGACCCGTCCTTCCTGGCAATGCTCACCGCGTTGGTAAACAACGGCTATTGGTATTTTAACGACTGA
- the lolC gene encoding lipoprotein-releasing ABC transporter permease subunit LolC, whose protein sequence is MYQPVALFIGLRYMRGRASDRFGRFVSWLSTIGITLGVMALITVLSVMNGFERDLQNNILGMMPQALITTPQGSLDPNKIPASSLKSLTGVTDIVPLTTADVVLQSARNLSAGVMLGVDPNQHEPLADYLVNVHLKDLQPGSYNMILGEKLAGQLGVKRGETLRLMVPSASQFTPMGRIPSQRLFNVIGTFAADSEVDGYQMLVNQQDASRLMRYPAGNITGWRLFLSQPLSVDSLSQQTLPEGTVWKDWRERKGELFQAVRMEKNMMGLLLSLIIAVAAFNIITSLGLLVMEKQGEVAILQTQGLSRRQIMLVFMVQGASAGVIGALLGAGLGILLASQLNTIIPILGLLIDGATLPVEINPVQVTVIALLAMAIALLSTLYPSWRAAAAQPAEALRYE, encoded by the coding sequence ATGTATCAACCTGTCGCATTATTTATTGGCCTGCGTTATATGCGCGGGCGTGCATCTGACCGTTTTGGTCGGTTTGTTTCATGGCTTTCAACCATTGGTATCACACTCGGCGTGATGGCATTGATTACGGTGCTATCCGTGATGAATGGTTTCGAGCGTGATTTGCAGAATAATATTTTGGGGATGATGCCGCAGGCGCTGATTACCACGCCACAAGGCTCCCTTGACCCAAATAAAATTCCTGCTTCATCACTGAAATCACTGACTGGTGTTACCGATATTGTGCCGTTAACCACCGCTGATGTGGTGCTGCAAAGCGCGCGCAATCTCTCCGCCGGAGTGATGTTGGGGGTTGACCCCAATCAGCATGAACCTCTGGCCGACTACTTGGTTAATGTGCACCTGAAAGATTTACAACCGGGTAGCTACAATATGATCCTCGGTGAAAAACTGGCCGGTCAATTGGGGGTTAAGCGCGGTGAAACACTGCGTCTAATGGTGCCAAGCGCCAGCCAATTCACCCCGATGGGGCGCATCCCGAGCCAACGCCTGTTTAATGTTATCGGCACATTTGCCGCCGACAGTGAAGTCGATGGCTACCAAATGCTGGTTAATCAGCAGGATGCATCACGTCTGATGCGCTATCCGGCAGGTAATATTACCGGTTGGCGTTTATTCCTTTCACAACCGCTGTCCGTTGATAGTTTGAGTCAGCAAACCTTGCCAGAAGGCACGGTATGGAAAGATTGGCGTGAGCGTAAAGGCGAGCTTTTCCAGGCTGTACGGATGGAAAAGAACATGATGGGGTTGCTGCTTAGCCTGATTATCGCTGTTGCGGCCTTTAATATTATTACCTCTCTGGGCCTGTTAGTGATGGAAAAACAGGGCGAAGTGGCTATTTTGCAAACCCAGGGTTTAAGTCGTCGTCAAATTATGTTGGTGTTTATGGTGCAGGGCGCCAGCGCGGGGGTTATTGGCGCATTGCTCGGTGCCGGCTTGGGTATTTTGCTTGCCAGTCAATTGAATACCATTATCCCGATTCTCGGTTTATTGATTGATGGCGCGACCTTACCGGTGGAGATTAATCCGGTTCAGGTGACCGTGATTGCCCTGTTGGCAATGGCGATTGCTTTGCTCTCAACGCTTTACCCTTCCTGGCGCGCTGCCGCCGCACAACCTGCCGAGGCCTTACGCTATGAGTAA